TTTTTCACTGTGATTTTGCCCTACGTATCCCATGTACATTTGATGTGCCATTTTAATGCCTGTTTGAGGTGCCTAGGGGGAAAGTTTAGTGCCATAATATCAGCAGCCTACTATGAATAACACAATGAGACTAACTCAACAAATAACACATGCCATCAACAAAGTTGGCAATATAATACCTATGCACTAGAAAGCCAAGTCGAGGAAACGTTTGTTGCAGATGCGGTAACAAAGTGTGATAACGAAACATGATACACCATTACAGGTCCTCTGAATTAAAGGAACAGATTTTCATACCTTAAGTGCATGTCCCATGGATTGGACATTAGTAACACTTTTGAATGGCAGAATTTTAGATACAGGCAGGTAAAGCTAGACAAACATGCTGGAAGTATCATTTCTCTGATAAAAGTAAGGCTTTTCAAGCTCCAAAGTGGTCATTGGAGGTGCTTAATGACTGAGGTACATTCCCTGCCATGTTATTGTCTTGAAATGACATATGCTTTTGCAGCTCTTTGACAAACGTATGATATTCTATGCGTATAGTATGCTAGCATGTTCTTATGTGTACCTGCAACAAATACCGTATTTACCCGCATAATTAATGTTCCTCAAACTTGGGTGCCCAAATGTGTCTTGAGGTCTAGTGTACCTCCCGCCGTATGGCGCTACTCGACACTCCTTCGACTAATAACGTGACTTCGGCTCGTGCGGGTGCACTTCACTCCTCTACAGTTTCTACATGACTTCGCACTATCGGCTCACACTCGCCACGGCAAGCAGAACAAGTCCGGCAACAAAGAGCTGTGTCCGGGACACACTTTCCCGTTTTGGTCCCACGCTGTGTCCACAACGAAGAGCGTCAACTTGCCAAAAATGGGGGAGTCACACGTATGGCACTGTCTTCGACGACTGTTCTATGTACACAATTAAATTACTCTTAAATTAAGTGGAAGAGAAATCACTGACGCACATCACGTCCGCTTCGTCCACCCCTGGGGTCTGATTTTCATCTCAACACGAGACAGCTGCACCCACTCGAGGGCGTCCATGTCGTACCACGTCAGTCCAACGTTGTACTTTCCGTTGACGTTGACGTACTGGCAGTGGTTGTACCACCAACCAGCCGAATAGTAGACGGCACAGTGTGTACTGCTCAGGTCGTTGTCACGATCTGGCGTGCTGAATGCCATGCCTGAATGGTACTCGAGGGCGTTGCTGGCGTTTCCACGGTAACCGTGGACTTCGAGAGGGTAGCCCTTGGATTCTTCCCCGACAGAGAAGCGGTCGTATTCGACGTACTTGTAGTGACCCGAGGCATCCCAGAGGTCTACTCGGAGCGAGTAGTTTCCAGACTGTGACAGTTCATGAAGAGCAGCATTGCCTAGCCAGTATTCTCCGTCAGGGTCGCCAAAGCCTCTGCGATAGTCGGACCAATTGCGATAGAAATCGACAGTGCCATCAGTTCGTCGCTGGACTACAGTCCATCCGCCTCCGGCATGGTCCATATCGCAGAAGACCCTTCGGGCATGGTCCGAGCCTTGAGGACGGATGAGGTAGACGCCACTCTTCAAGACAGTCGAAGGTGTGGAGCCTTGCATGGTGCAGTCTGCAAGAAAAAGTTTCGGTCAGGTTGAGGAAAAGGGCTTTCATCGTTTAAATCGTGCTCGGGGATAGGACATGGACTTACCATGTGGCAGGTTGCTCTCGAATTTCCCAATTTCCCTCTTGAGCCACGTGAGGTTCCCCCTGAGAGCAGGAACTTGCGAACTGACGTTCTTGATGGCATCCCCAAGGACCTGCTGCTTCTTCTTCCACTCTGCAATGGTCCTTCCGTCTGCAGCCCCTTCCAGCCTCCTCGACAACGACCCCAGTTTTGCACTGTTGGCGTCAACCTTGCGGTCCATCCTTGCCGTCTCGCCTTCGAGTCCAGCCACTCGGACTTGGAGCTCGGTCAATTCATTTCCGTGTCGCCTCTTCAGGATTGTGGCGTTAAGTAGCAAGCCTTCGAGGGCAACTGTCTTCCGACGGTCCTTCTGGAGTTCACCACGGAGGCGTCGCAGGTCTGCCTTCAAAGAACCGATAGCGCTCAGCCGACTCGTCTCATCCTGTCTGAGGTCCCCGGTCGCAGCGAGGGCTCGAGCGACGTCGAAGTCGCATTTTGAGACTTCTTTCCGGAGGTCGGCGAGTCCATGGTCTAGTTTCTTCTCGAGCGTTCCGAGGTCTCTGAAGAGCTCAACAGTGGTTGCGTGGAGCTTAGAGACGCTCTGCGTCGTCAGGGTGACGTTTCGGACTAGGTCGTCGTGACGTCGCGTAAGGTCTAGGTTGGCGTTGGACTCGACGGCTTCTAGACGGGTAGATAACAGGGTGTGGTTGTGACGTAGACGAGTCGAGTCCTTGACCTGCTTTGCATTGTCGCGTGCGATGGCGTCGACGCGGGCTTGAAGGCGTACGAAGCGGGAATGAAGGCCGTGGTGGCTGCGATGTCTGGTGTTAGTTCGTCCTGGGGTAAGAGAGAGAGTTTTCGTTATTATACTTCCCGTAGTGTTCGTCATGGCACGTCGCATAATAAATATGTCACTCTACGTCAGGGCTTACGTATTGCATATTACAACATTTCAAGTAACTGGTATCATAAGAACGGGTTTATGTGCAAGAAGGGCGTGATAAATATGtgtaaaaaatatgaaaatttatttatttatctaatATTTGTTATAGCTTCCATAGGTGGCTGGAACCAGCAACAAAAAGCCACTGCACGTGGCAAAATGGAGCTCAGAATCTTCGCACAAAATCGGCATTTAGGCGAATTTTCGAAGACACCAATAGTTGCCCACACGCACTACATCATAGCAGCATTTACGTTATCTCTATTTTGACATCGTTTATGATCTGTTCTTACGAATGACGAATAGGGAAGCGCAATGTATCCTTCTGATGCCACGAGTTTCGGCCGTGCGCTAAATTTCGTCCCCTTCCCAGCGGCCGTCGATGCTTGAAAAGTTTTCCATTATTTCCGGCGTCGGGATATAAATTCCACGTATTCCCTAACCGACGATTGATGGTCATGCTCCTTCAACCACGCCAACGGAAACTTGAATCGCGAGATCGGGTTTCTGATTTTCCGAACCAGCGGCTCAGTATCGGCAGAAAAATGGAACCGACGGGAAGCTGttccaagaagaagaaaaagcgcAAAATGATGTCGGCTGAACTATGGAGAACAACGAAGCCGAACGGAAGGGACTCTTGGTACCATATTGAGGATAAGAAGGCTTCGTGAAAAGAAGACGCTGGGGGTTTGAAAGGGATCGGTGTGAGATCGTCTTCGACAGTCGGAAACTTTGTACTGCGCGGTGATCGCTGAAAACAGGGTGAAAACTCCTATCAGCAAATTATCACTCCATTTTCGTTAACGCGCAATAGA
This genomic stretch from Ornithodoros turicata isolate Travis chromosome 9, ASM3712646v1, whole genome shotgun sequence harbors:
- the LOC135368979 gene encoding angiopoietin-4-like, giving the protein MWVITTICCFVCLVASSTSTSSDDDLSHVVRELRAEIQALQRGREQDRQALKRLEERIVDIGMEVPSTPLPTAPSRHRPHRQHHAAGQRAFARSLRALQRERTALDELQAQLQRMRLDLKDAAKVETPLRSDVQKLRLEVEALRASLDEDVARGIAHSRTEEATATWLRRSLQEVRTEVAELSRQANVTSALTLSQEFKSESRLFRGDLDALRSETDSLRAATARLDARDAQTRQEIAELRGIVQKQAILQRDMSQQVSELKEDIRYLQLKQHNNEDDKQGDVYLADDGSGMEENDDETPSGGDGRTNTRHRSHHGLHSRFVRLQARVDAIARDNAKQVKDSTRLRHNHTLLSTRLEAVESNANLDLTRRHDDLVRNVTLTTQSVSKLHATTVELFRDLGTLEKKLDHGLADLRKEVSKCDFDVARALAATGDLRQDETSRLSAIGSLKADLRRLRGELQKDRRKTVALEGLLLNATILKRRHGNELTELQVRVAGLEGETARMDRKVDANSAKLGSLSRRLEGAADGRTIAEWKKKQQVLGDAIKNVSSQVPALRGNLTWLKREIGKFESNLPHDCTMQGSTPSTVLKSGVYLIRPQGSDHARRVFCDMDHAGGGWTVVQRRTDGTVDFYRNWSDYRRGFGDPDGEYWLGNAALHELSQSGNYSLRVDLWDASGHYKYVEYDRFSVGEESKGYPLEVHGYRGNASNALEYHSGMAFSTPDRDNDLSSTHCAVYYSAGWWYNHCQYVNVNGKYNVGLTWYDMDALEWVQLSRVEMKIRPQGWTKRT